The Candidatus Woesearchaeota archaeon genome segment GCTATCAGATACAGTGATATCTCACTGTCTGTGATGTTCAGCAGCCCGACAATTATACCCAATATACCAAGGACCAGCACCCATGTCGCAAAATATGTTGCCCCGAAGAACGGCACAACAATTGAAATAATCAGGCCGACCAAGAAAGCCCAGACCCCTAATCTCGCCTTACCTTTTTTTGCCATAAAATACCACCTCTTGCATTTCTTAGACTTATCCAGTCTCTAGCAGGTCATTTCTTCTCAGGATAGTGAGTGCTTTCCATGGTGGTCTCGACAGGCTTCTGGATTATCCTGTTCTCGAGCACCACCTTCGATCTCTTTGAAACATTGTAGCTGGAGTTAATGTTATGCATGAACTTCCGCATCCAGAACTCCTCATCCTTGCAGAATCTCATGAGGATCATAATGGGTGAGGAGTATATATAATTTACCCACAATCATGCTCAAAGATCAGGCCAGCAAAGAATAGCACCGATTTGCAACTATCCAGGGAAGAAGACACCATAAGCAATATTTAAAAAGAATGAGATTCTGAAGCACAAAAAAAGGTGATATCATGGATAACTCAATGAATAGCTCAATGGTTAAACCAATCAAGCAAACCAACAAACCAATGAACAGACCAACAAATAAACCAATCAGGCAAACCAACAAACCAATGAACAGACCAACCAATAAATCAATCGACAGACAGGTCAATAAATCGCAGAAAGATGCACGAAAAAGGATCGACCAGAGGGTCGGCGTCTTTGTCGACATCCAGAACATGTACTATTCTGCAAAGAATCTTTATGGCAAGAAAGTCAATTTCGAACAGGTCATCAGGATAGCAGAAGCAGAAAGGTCACTGATAAGGGCAATAGCTTATGTGATCAAGACAGATATCAAGGAAGAGGAGCACTTCCGCACAGCCCTCAGGAACATCGGCTTCGAGGTCAAGGCAAAGGACCTCCAGATATTCCCGGGAGGCGCTAAGAAAGGGGACTGGGATGTCGGCATCGCGATCGACATGATAGAGCTTGCCCCCAAGCTTGATGTCGCTGTCCTCGTGAGCGGTGACGGCGATTTCATACCTCTTGTGGAGCATCTTAAGAAGGCGATGGGCTGCAGGGTTGAAGTGATCGCATTCGGGAGCTCGACAAGCGGAAAGCTCAAAGAGGTCGCTGACGATTTCATCGATCTGGAGCCGTTCAAGAACAAAGTGCTGAGAAAATGAGGATAAGATGAATTTCGAGGATTCACTTAGGAAAGAGCTTGAAGGCGTGCCTGACGCAGAGCAGGTATTCGACAGCATCGTCAAGCTTGACCTGCTCAGAGCGAGGAAAGAGACAGACAGGCTTATATCCCAATCAGGGGGCGGACCCCTGAATCCCAGACTTAGACTGCTCAGGGCATACATCAGCATGGGCCTGCATGACCATGAAGAGGCCATATGCCTGCTGAAAGAACTCCTCAGGATAGATCCTGAGGATTACTACTGCCACTATTTCTACGGCATCTGCCTGCGCAACCTGAACTATCCGTGGGAAGCCCTGAAATATTTCGAGAAGGCGAGATCCATCGACGACAACGATAAGGTCAATGAGCAGATACACAACACACAGGGCATCATCAAGGTTGCAGAGAGCAAGGCACTGCAGCTGGTGGCATTCAGGATCGTGCCTGAAAAATACAGATTCATGGGGTGATAATATGGTTACAGAAGTGAATGCGAGCAATTTTGAGAAGGAGGTCGCCAACGAGAAAATGCCGGTCCTGATGGATTTCTGGGCGCCATGGTGCGGGCCATGCCAGATGATGGGGCCTGTATTCGCAGAGCTGTCAAAGGAATTCACAAACAAGATAAAATTCGTCAAGATAAATGCCGACGAGAACAGAGAGCTCGGCGCGAAATACGGCGTCAGGGGGATACCCTGCTTCATACTGGTGAATGACAGCGAAGAGGTCGAAAGATTTGTCGGATCGCAGAGCATGGAAGACATGAGAAGGAAACTCGATATCGCGCTCACGAAGATAAATATGTGATTTTTATCTTTTTTTGCTAATTCTGCTTTCTTTGCCCTGGACTTCTATTTGCTGGAAAATTCAGGAGGGGATGACATGTCTTATCAGGATTTGCTTTGCGGATCCGGCCAGAACCTCTTGGATTTTCTGTAATGGCAGACGCGTCGTCAGAGGATGCTGCGAAGCAGTAAAGGTCCGGTCCATCCAGAAGCACAAGAAAAGAAAAAGCAAGAAAAAATCAGAAGACAATATCGTTCTTTACAGAATTCAGCCACTGCTTGGCTGTCTCATCAGCCTCTGCCCTGTCTTTCGCAAGACCAGAGATCAAAAGCTCCTCGGAAATCAGCTTTAACTCATCTAAGTATACCTTTTCATCCATTAATACCATCAAAACACCCCCAATCGCAGGATTAGGTATCAGGTATATAAATTTAGCGGAAACAGTCTATCTATCCCCAAACATATATACTCAACAAAAGGCAGGTATAACCCAAAGGGTAAGGATATACATAAGTCCCACACATAAGTTCTTCACATAAGTCCTGCATCGGATTTCATGATAAGCAGTAGAAAAATAATTGCAGAAAACAAAATCACTTTAAAAAATTATCAAAACAGATGATATCTTATTTTCAGATTGCCTTCATGTCTGTAAATATGGGACCAACTTCAACAACTGCAGCACATTTTGAATTCAAATGCTCAGTAAATTTATAGGAATATTTTTGTCTTTTTTTGTGATCCAGAATTTCTATCTCGTCTAAGTGGTTTTCCTTGATATTGGACGAAGTCCTTTCTAGTGAACAGATTAAGGAAAAAATCTCCCCTATATCCGATTATTACATCTTAATAGTAGTAACATAATAGAAAGATTTATATATAAATACAAACTCAATAGCGAATAGCACCATGGTATTAGATATATCGACATATCCAACACTTGATGATATTTCTCGTCTAGTCATAAACCCGGACAGATTTGACCCTAAAGCATTTTCACAGGTTGCTAGCGCATTTGGGACTGAAGAGATGGAAAATCCATTTGGGGCCACTGAAGAGATGGTTGGGCATGTAAAATACATAAGGGATATGAATACTGATGTTCAGAAGCTGGAAGCTCTGATAGATCTGTTTTCTAGTGAAGATACTATTGAAAGACAGGTGGAGATAGAAGTTCCGAGTGCACTTAATTTTATTCGCAACTCAAAACCCAAAAAAAAGGTGATTATTGAAAAAACCCGGCCAGTCAGGATGTATTATGATACTAACAAGATTGAAGCAAGAAATGCAAGGGAATTGTTTGAATATGCCATGAAAAATAGAGAAGTTCCTGCTGTGTGTCTGGAAAATACCTTGCTATGGTTAGCATTTGGCAATGCGGTGGGGCTTAAAGTGGGAGCATATGAGATTCCTACACGGGAAATAACAATAAATGGAGAAAAGAAAGGTAATGTGGAGGAGCATAGAAACCATATTGTCCCGGTAGTCTTCATCA includes the following:
- the trxA gene encoding thioredoxin; the protein is MVTEVNASNFEKEVANEKMPVLMDFWAPWCGPCQMMGPVFAELSKEFTNKIKFVKINADENRELGAKYGVRGIPCFILVNDSEEVERFVGSQSMEDMRRKLDIALTKINM
- a CDS encoding NYN domain-containing protein yields the protein MNRPTNKSIDRQVNKSQKDARKRIDQRVGVFVDIQNMYYSAKNLYGKKVNFEQVIRIAEAERSLIRAIAYVIKTDIKEEEHFRTALRNIGFEVKAKDLQIFPGGAKKGDWDVGIAIDMIELAPKLDVAVLVSGDGDFIPLVEHLKKAMGCRVEVIAFGSSTSGKLKEVADDFIDLEPFKNKVLRK